In a genomic window of Parus major isolate Abel chromosome 26, Parus_major1.1, whole genome shotgun sequence:
- the TEAD3 gene encoding transcriptional enhancer factor TEF-5 isoform X4, with protein sequence MNLDQVSKDKALQSMASMSSAQIVSASVLQNKLSPPPPLPQAVFSAAPRFWSGPIPGQPGPSQDIKPFAQPAYPIQPPMPPSLASYEPLAPLPPAASAVPVWQDRTIASTKLRLLEYSAFMEVPRDAETYSKHLFVHIGQTNPSYSDPLLEAVDIRQIYDKFPEKKGGLKELYERGPQNSFFLVKFWADLNSTIQDGPGTFYGVSSQYSSAENMTITVSTKVCSFGKQVVEKVETEYARLENGRFVYRIHRSPMCEYMINFIHKLKHLPEKYMMNSVLENFTILQVVTNRDTQETLLCIAFVFEVSTSEHGAQHHVYKLVKD encoded by the exons ATGAACTTG gacCAGGTCTCGAAGGAtaaggctctgcagagcatgGCTTCCATGTCCTCGGCGCAGATTGTGTCGGCCAGTGTCCTGCAGAACAAGCTCAGCCCCCCACCTCCCCTTCCTCAGGCCGTCTTCTCTGCTGCCCCCAGG ttttggAGTGGGCCTATCCCAGGACAGCCTGGACCCTCTCAGGA tatTAAACCATTTGCACAACCAGCTTACCCCATCCAGCCACCCATGCCTCCATCACTAGCCA GTTACGAGCCCTTGGCTCCACTCCCGccagctgcctcagctgtgCCGGTCTGGCAGGACCGCACCATCGCCTCCACCAAGCTCCGGCTCCTCGAGTACTCCGCCTTCATGGAGGTGCCCCGGGATGCTGAAACG TACAGCAAACACCTCTTCGTGCACATCGGCCAGACGAACCCCTCGTACAGTGACCCGCTGCTGGAGGCCGTGGACATCCGCCAGATCTACGACAAGTTTCCTGAGAAGAAAGGTGGCCTCAAGGAGCTGTATGAGCGTGGGCCCCAGAACTCCTTCTTTCTCGTCAAGTTTTGG GCGGATCTGAACAGCACGATCCAGGATGGGCCAGGGACCTTCTATGGTGTCAGCAGCCAGTACAGCAGTGCAGAGAACATGACCATCACAGTCTCCACCAAGGTGTGCTCCTTTGGGAAGCAGGTCGTGGAGAAGGTGGAG ACGGAGTATGCACGGCTGGAGAATGGCCGGTTCGTCTACCGCATCCACCGGTCTCCCATGTGCGAGTATATGATCAACTTCATCCACAAACTCAAGCACCTCCCAGAGAAATACATGATGAACAGTGTCCTGGAGAATTTCACCATCCTGCAG GTTGTTACGAACAGGGATACCCAGGAAACCTTGCTCTGCATTGCCTTCGTTTTCGAGGTCTCCACCAGTGAGCATGGCGCCCAGCACCACGTGTACAAGTTGGTCAAGGACTAG
- the SMPD2 gene encoding sphingomyelin phosphodiesterase 2 isoform X1: MEGEPTLRLRIFDLNCWAIRYLSKRRQERVRLIGDTLRQEHFDLVLLQEVWSEQDYSGLKVKLAGSYPFSHYFRSGVIGSGLCIFSRFPILDTLLYQYSLNGYPYMLQHGDWFCGKSVGLVIMKISGIIFNVYVTHLHAEYCRDKDAYLPHRLVQAWELAQFIRHTSKAADVVLLGGDLNMHPEDVGIRLLRGWTGLQDAFAEATRFEGCKNGCTLVPDNCFTDKSELLPFPLGIRIDYILYKAISSFTVKCEELKTTTGPAPGMGIPFSDHEAVMATLHIQRQGRPVGATLGTADLALADVVTEAQTEVGMGLQAAQRQRYSWGRMAVLALLLLLLQAAAVLGTLAGLGAQQPFPKLSFCLLAFLALGVLILATGLHLFHTMEVKILHGTKDQMRMALRALQERPSEG, from the exons ATGGAGGGAGAGCCCACCCTGCGCCTCCGGATCTTCGACCTCAACTGCTG GGCCATCCGCTACCTGAGCAAGCGGCGGCAGGAGCGCGTCCGGCTCATAGGGGACACGCTGCGCCAGGAGCACTTCGacctggtgctgctccaggag GTGTGGAGTGAACAGGACTACAGTGGCCTGAAGGTTAAACTAGCAGGCTCTTACCCCTTCTCCCATTACTTCCGCAG TGGGGTGATTGGCAGTGGCCTCTGCATCTTCTCCAGGTTCCCTATTCTGGACACGCTCCTCTACCAGTACTCACTGAATGGGTACCCCTACATG CTCCAACACGGGGACTGGTTCTGCGGCAAGTCTGTCGGTCTTGTCATAATGAAGATCTCAGGGATCATCTTCAACGTCTACGTCACCCAT ctgcacgCTGAGTACTGCCGGGACAAGGATGCCTACCTGCCCCACCGCCTGGTGCAGGCCTGGGAGCTGGCACAGTTCATCCG aCACACCTCAAAGGCAGCAGacgtggtgctgctgggaggggaccTGAACATGCACCCCGAAGATGTGGGAATCCGGCTGCTGCGCGGCTGGACGGGACTGCAGGATGCCTTTGCTGAGGCCACACGCTTTGAG GGCTGTAAGAATGGCTGCACCCTTGTCCCTGACAACTGCTTCACTGACaagtcagagctgctgcccttcccGCTGGGCATCCGCATTGACTACATCCTCTACAAG GCCATCTCCAGCTTCACAGTGAAGTGTGAAGAGCTGAAGACCACCACAGGGCCAGCCCCAGGCATGGGTATCCCCTTCTCAGACCATGAAGCCGTGATGGCAACACTGCACATCCAGAGGCAGGGACGGCCTGTGGGTGCCACCCTCGGCACAGCTG aCCTGGCACTGGCAGACGTGGTGACAGAGGCACAGACAGAGGTGGGCATGGGGCTGCAGGCAGCGCAGCGGCAGCGCTACTCCTGGGGCAGGATGGCcgtgctggccctgctgctgctcctgctccaggctgcagctgtgctgggcacactGGCTGGACTGGGTGCACAGCAACCCTTCCCCAAGCTCTCCTTCTGCCTGCTGGCCTTCCTTGCCCTTGGTGTCCTCATCCTTGCCACTGGTCTCCACCTGTTTCACACCATGGAGGTGAAGATACTGCACGGCACCAAGGACCAGATGCGGATGGCACTGCGGGCCCTGCAGGAGCGTCCCAGTGAAGGCTGA
- the SMPD2 gene encoding sphingomyelin phosphodiesterase 2 isoform X2, with product MEGEPTLRLRIFDLNCWAIRYLSKRRQERVRLIGDTLRQEHFDLVLLQEVWSEQDYSGLKVKLAGSYPFSHYFRRFPILDTLLYQYSLNGYPYMLQHGDWFCGKSVGLVIMKISGIIFNVYVTHLHAEYCRDKDAYLPHRLVQAWELAQFIRHTSKAADVVLLGGDLNMHPEDVGIRLLRGWTGLQDAFAEATRFEGCKNGCTLVPDNCFTDKSELLPFPLGIRIDYILYKAISSFTVKCEELKTTTGPAPGMGIPFSDHEAVMATLHIQRQGRPVGATLGTADLALADVVTEAQTEVGMGLQAAQRQRYSWGRMAVLALLLLLLQAAAVLGTLAGLGAQQPFPKLSFCLLAFLALGVLILATGLHLFHTMEVKILHGTKDQMRMALRALQERPSEG from the exons ATGGAGGGAGAGCCCACCCTGCGCCTCCGGATCTTCGACCTCAACTGCTG GGCCATCCGCTACCTGAGCAAGCGGCGGCAGGAGCGCGTCCGGCTCATAGGGGACACGCTGCGCCAGGAGCACTTCGacctggtgctgctccaggag GTGTGGAGTGAACAGGACTACAGTGGCCTGAAGGTTAAACTAGCAGGCTCTTACCCCTTCTCCCATTACTTCCGCAG GTTCCCTATTCTGGACACGCTCCTCTACCAGTACTCACTGAATGGGTACCCCTACATG CTCCAACACGGGGACTGGTTCTGCGGCAAGTCTGTCGGTCTTGTCATAATGAAGATCTCAGGGATCATCTTCAACGTCTACGTCACCCAT ctgcacgCTGAGTACTGCCGGGACAAGGATGCCTACCTGCCCCACCGCCTGGTGCAGGCCTGGGAGCTGGCACAGTTCATCCG aCACACCTCAAAGGCAGCAGacgtggtgctgctgggaggggaccTGAACATGCACCCCGAAGATGTGGGAATCCGGCTGCTGCGCGGCTGGACGGGACTGCAGGATGCCTTTGCTGAGGCCACACGCTTTGAG GGCTGTAAGAATGGCTGCACCCTTGTCCCTGACAACTGCTTCACTGACaagtcagagctgctgcccttcccGCTGGGCATCCGCATTGACTACATCCTCTACAAG GCCATCTCCAGCTTCACAGTGAAGTGTGAAGAGCTGAAGACCACCACAGGGCCAGCCCCAGGCATGGGTATCCCCTTCTCAGACCATGAAGCCGTGATGGCAACACTGCACATCCAGAGGCAGGGACGGCCTGTGGGTGCCACCCTCGGCACAGCTG aCCTGGCACTGGCAGACGTGGTGACAGAGGCACAGACAGAGGTGGGCATGGGGCTGCAGGCAGCGCAGCGGCAGCGCTACTCCTGGGGCAGGATGGCcgtgctggccctgctgctgctcctgctccaggctgcagctgtgctgggcacactGGCTGGACTGGGTGCACAGCAACCCTTCCCCAAGCTCTCCTTCTGCCTGCTGGCCTTCCTTGCCCTTGGTGTCCTCATCCTTGCCACTGGTCTCCACCTGTTTCACACCATGGAGGTGAAGATACTGCACGGCACCAAGGACCAGATGCGGATGGCACTGCGGGCCCTGCAGGAGCGTCCCAGTGAAGGCTGA